In Limibacter armeniacum, a single window of DNA contains:
- the trhA gene encoding PAQR family membrane homeostasis protein TrhA — MNTLKADTPVEEVASSLTHGLGAVLSIVGLFALIWRDETPLPALHVTSYTVFGGSMVVLYLASTLYHAFFRNKRLYRIFQLIDHSAIYVLIAGTYTPFTLITIKGSSGIWMFVIIWLMAISGVIFKFFFIGKYKRLSLLFYLIMGWVGAFFYRDLLNELKEDGFNLLLLGGLSYSIGVVFYIWNKLPFNHAIWHLFVMGGSAFLYFCIYHYVR; from the coding sequence ATGAATACGCTCAAGGCTGATACGCCAGTAGAAGAGGTGGCAAGCTCACTTACTCACGGTCTAGGTGCTGTATTGAGTATTGTTGGACTTTTCGCGCTTATCTGGCGAGACGAAACACCCCTTCCTGCACTTCATGTGACCAGTTACACAGTATTTGGAGGTAGCATGGTAGTCCTTTATTTGGCTTCTACATTATACCATGCTTTTTTTAGGAACAAGCGCCTCTATCGAATTTTTCAGCTGATAGACCATTCAGCTATTTATGTACTAATAGCAGGAACCTATACGCCATTTACATTAATCACCATAAAAGGTTCATCAGGAATCTGGATGTTTGTGATTATTTGGCTGATGGCCATTTCAGGAGTGATCTTTAAATTCTTTTTTATTGGAAAGTACAAACGCTTGTCACTGCTGTTTTACCTGATTATGGGTTGGGTAGGAGCATTCTTTTACCGTGACCTGCTAAATGAGTTGAAAGAAGATGGGTTCAACCTTCTTTTATTGGGAGGTTTGAGTTACAGTATCGGTGTTGTGTTTTATATATGGAACAAGCTTCCGTTTAATCATGCTATCTGGCACTTATTTGTAATGGGTGGGAGTGCATTTTTGTATTTTTGTATCTATCATTATGTGCGATGA
- a CDS encoding guanosine monophosphate reductase: MRIRKAYSFDDVLIVPKYNTIRSRRDVNFQTKVTKNHSIGIPILIANMDTVCESKMAIAVGKLGGLGVIHRFLTIEEQASEIRAVKDEGLISAAALGVKDYEERLEALVEAGLDIVVLDIAHGHSIMAKETLDYVKKHFPKVDVLVGNIASRDAAQEFADWGADGLKVGVGPGSMCTTRIMTGCGVPQLTAIDDAFQGAGGLPICADGGIKQPGDIVKAIGAGADNVMVGSIVSGTDEAPGELIVANGKKFKTYRGMASFDAAVSKMKKDKQQVTEVISVEGEKTLVEYKGPVEPILKRYLGGLASGMTYNGATTIAELKANVEFVEMSTLGLKESIAHGKRD, translated from the coding sequence ATGAGAATCAGAAAAGCCTATAGTTTTGATGATGTATTGATTGTGCCAAAGTACAATACAATTAGATCAAGAAGAGATGTGAATTTCCAAACAAAAGTGACAAAGAATCACTCAATTGGAATTCCTATACTGATAGCCAATATGGATACAGTTTGTGAAAGCAAGATGGCCATAGCAGTAGGTAAGTTAGGAGGTTTAGGAGTGATTCACCGTTTCCTGACGATTGAGGAGCAGGCTTCAGAGATACGGGCAGTAAAGGATGAAGGCTTGATCAGTGCGGCTGCACTGGGCGTTAAAGATTATGAAGAACGATTGGAGGCTTTAGTGGAGGCAGGGTTGGATATAGTAGTACTGGATATTGCTCATGGTCACTCAATTATGGCAAAGGAAACATTGGACTATGTAAAGAAACACTTTCCAAAGGTAGACGTCTTGGTTGGAAATATTGCAAGCAGGGATGCTGCCCAAGAGTTTGCAGATTGGGGAGCGGATGGACTCAAAGTAGGAGTAGGTCCAGGTTCTATGTGTACGACAAGAATTATGACAGGCTGTGGAGTGCCTCAGCTTACAGCAATTGACGATGCCTTCCAAGGGGCAGGTGGATTGCCTATCTGTGCAGATGGAGGAATCAAGCAGCCAGGGGATATTGTCAAAGCTATTGGCGCAGGAGCTGATAATGTAATGGTAGGCTCTATAGTAAGTGGTACAGATGAAGCTCCGGGGGAGTTGATAGTGGCAAACGGTAAGAAGTTTAAAACCTATAGGGGGATGGCAAGCTTCGATGCTGCTGTCAGCAAAATGAAAAAAGACAAGCAGCAAGTAACTGAAGTAATCAGTGTGGAAGGCGAGAAAACATTGGTGGAGTATAAAGGGCCAGTGGAACCTATTCTAAAGCGTTACTTAGGAGGTTTAGCTTCAGGTATGACTTACAATGGAGCTACCACGATAGCTGAGCTTAAGGCGAATGTTGAGTTTGTGGAAATGTCAACACTTGGCTTGAAGGAAAGTATAGCTCACGGCAAAAGAGATTGA